Proteins encoded together in one Juglans regia cultivar Chandler chromosome 9, Walnut 2.0, whole genome shotgun sequence window:
- the LOC118349416 gene encoding vacuolar iron transporter homolog 4-like gives MKRDQKQHRGDIDGQGSEEEEKDQSLPNPMQAAATSALAFSVGALVPLLAASFIKEYKVRVGMVVGAVSLALLVFGWLEALLGKVPAFKSVVRVLVGGLLAMAITFGLTKLIGSSGL, from the coding sequence ATGAAAAGAGATCAGAAGCAGCATAGGGGGGATATTGATGGACAGGGAtcagaagaggaagagaaagatcaGAGTTTGCCAAACCCCATGCAAGCTGCGGCAACATCAGCACTTGCGTTTTCTGTGGGTGCATTGGTTCCACTCCTAGCAGCTTCGTTTATAAAGGAGTATAAGGTGAGGGTGGGGATGGTGGTGGGGGCAGTGAGCCTGGCTTTGTTGGTTTTTGGGTGGCTGGAGGCTCTCTTAGGTAAGGTCCCTGCGTTTAAGTCTGTCGTTAGGGTTTTGGTTGGAGGTTTGCTAGCCATGGCTATAACCTTTGGGTTGACTAAGTTAATAGGGTCAAGTGGCCTGTAA